One Elgaria multicarinata webbii isolate HBS135686 ecotype San Diego chromosome 6, rElgMul1.1.pri, whole genome shotgun sequence DNA segment encodes these proteins:
- the CENPK gene encoding centromere protein K: protein MAEKFAKNMSLYSQDVSPTITSTVLNSEDAKEQLLQECEEIWKEMEECQNKLTLQETEMLPDSDPKLSLLMKRLKALSAEFNQWQKRKPEIMTANPDVLVALGRDQLQKLDYDLEMVLSTIHAKNKKLKQDLLREQKWLEEQQQLIDCLNQTEKEIGNQVVQFSEKRAFQELKSKMMKIKAYKDGILNALGEFLEEHFPLPEESGTAKKKRHLSEEPNVQLITLHEILESLISRLIDTPHDPYITISASFWSPYIELLLRYGIGLRHPEDPNRIRLENFHQ from the exons ATG GCTGAGAAATTTGCCAAGAACATGTCTTTGTACAGTCAGGATGTATCTCCAACAATCACCAGCACAGTACTAAATTCAGAAGATGCCAAAGAACAACTCTTACAAGAGTGTGAAGAAATATGGAAAGAAATGGAAGAG TGTCAGAACAAATTAACACTTCAGGAAACAGAAATGCTTCCAGATTCCGATCCCAAG CTTTCATTGTTAATGAAGCGTTTGAAGGCTCTATCAGCAGAGTTTAACCAATGGcagaaaagaaaaccagaaa TAATGACTGCGAATCCAGATGTTCTGGTAGCCTTAGGAAGAGACCAG ctgcagaaattagACTACGATCTTGAAATGGTGCTGTCAACAATTCATGCAAAGAACAAAAAACTGAAGCAAGACTTACTAAG GGAACAGAAATGGTTAGAAGAACAGCAACAGCTAATAGATTGTCTCAATCAAACAGAGAAAGAAATCGGCAATCAGGTCGTACAGTTTTCTGAGAAACG AGCCTTTCAAGAACTGAAAAGTAAAATGATGAAAATAAAAGCCTATAAGGACGGGATTTTGAATGCTCTGGGGGAGTTCCTTGAAGAACATTTTCCTCTCCCTGAGGAGAGCggaactgcaaaaaagaaaaga CATTTGTCTGAAGAGCCAAATGTACAGCTAATAACATTACATGAAATCTTAGAG AGCCTTATCAGTAGACTCATAGACACACCGCATGATCCATATATAACTATCAGCGCTTCATTTTGGTCACCTTATATTGAACTTCTGCTTCGCTACGGAATTGGATTAAGACATCCTGAAGATCCAAACAGAATTCGTCTAGAAAATTTTCACCAATAG
- the PPWD1 gene encoding peptidylprolyl isomerase domain and WD repeat-containing protein 1 — protein MASVESQRRRRRREEEEAKEDEGSEPEEEEKEGGKDEEGEQDRWVGPLPGEAVQVKKRKVLDFEHVYLDNLPSASMYERSYMHRDVITHVVCTKTDFVITASHDGHVKFWKKVEEGIEFVKHFRSHLGVVESIAASSEGALFCSVGDDKAMKVFDVVNFDMINMLKLGYYPGQCEWVYCPGDAISSVAASEKSTGKIFIYDGRGNNQPLHIFDKLHTSPLTQIRLNSVYKVVVSSDKSGMIEYWTGPPHEYKFPKNVNWEYKTDTDLYEFAKCKAYLTSICFSSDGKKMATIGSDRKVRIFRFLTGKLMRVFDESLSMFTELQQMRQQLPDMEFGRRMAVERELEKVDAVRLINIIFDETGHFVLYGTMLGIKVINVETNRCVRILGKQENIRVMQLALFQGVAKKHRAAVTVEMKASDNPVLQNIQADPTIICTSFKKNRFYMFTKREPEDTKSADSDRDVFNEKPSKEEVMAATQAEGPKRVSDSAIIHTSMGDIHVKLFPVECPKTVENFCVHSRNSYYNGHTFHRIIKGFMIQTGDPTGTGMGGESIWGGEFEDEFHSTLRHDRPYTLSMANAGPNTNGSQFFVTVVPTPWLDNKHSVFGRVSKGMEVVQRISNVKVNPKTDKPYEDVSIINITVK, from the exons ATGGCGTCCGTGGAATCGCAGCGCAGGAGAAGGCGCCGCGAAGAGGAAGAGGCGAAAGAAGATGAAGGCTCtgagccagaggaggaggagaaagaagggggaaaggatgaGGAAGGGGAGCAAGACCGCTGGGTGGGCCCTCTACCTGGGGAGGCCGTGCAAGTGAAAAAGCGAAAAG tTCTTGACTTTGAACATGTCTACCTGGATAATCTTCCCAGTGCCTCAATGTATGAGCGCAGTTATATGCACAGAGATGTCATCACACATGTAGTATGTACTAA GACAGATTTTGTAATAACAGCCAGCCATGATGGACATGTCAAATTCTGGAAGAAAGTAGAAGAAGGGATTGAATTTGTTAAACATTTTCGTAGCCATTTAG GTGTTGTCGAGAGTATTGCGGCTAGTTCAGAAGGGGCATTATTCTGCTCTGTTGGGGATGACAAAGCAATGAAGGTGTTTGATGTAGTGAACTTTGATATGATCAACATGCTGAAACTTGG CTACTACCCCGGGCAGTGTGAATGGGTATACTGCCCAGGAGATGCTATATCTTCAGTTGCAGCCTCTGAGAAGAGTACTGGAAAAATATTCATATATGATGGtcgaggaaataaccaaccacTTCATATTTTTGATAAACTCCATACATCCCCTCTTACTCAGATACGACTGAACTCTGTCTATAAAGTTGTAGTATCTTCTGACAAGTCTGGAATGATTGAATACTGGACTGGGCCTCCTCATGAATACAAATTTCCCAAAAATGTGAACTGGGAATATAAAACAGACACCGATTTATATGAATTTGCTAAATGTAAAGCATACCTAACAAGTATATGTTTCTCCTCCGATGGCAAAAAAATGGCTACTATCGGTTCTGACAGAAAAGTCCGAATTTTCAGATTCTTAACAGGGAAACTTATGAGGGTCTTTGATGAATCCTTGAGt ATGTTTACTGAGCTACAACAGATGAGACAGCAACTACCAGACATGGAATTTGGACGACGTATGGCTGTGGAGCGAGAGCTTGAGAAAGTTGATGCTGTAAGGTTAATTAACATCATTTTTGATGAAACTGGACACTTCGTACTCTATGGGACAATGTTGGGAATTAAGGTCATAAATGTCGAAACAAACCG ATGTGTTAGAATCCTAGGCAAACAGGAGAACATCAGAGTTATGCAGCTGGCTCTGTTCCAGGGTGTAGCAAAGAAACATCGTGCTGCTGTTACTGTAGAGATGAAAGCATCTGATAATCCTGTTCTTCAGAACATCCAAGCAGATCCAACTATAATCTGTACCTCCTTTAAAAAGAACAGATTTTATATG TTTACCAAACGTGAACCAGAAGACACCAAGAGTGCAGATTCTGACAGAGATGTATTTAATGAGAAGCCATCTAAAGAAGAAGTCATGGCAGCCACTCAAGCTGAAGGGCCCAAGCGAGTTTCTGATAGTGCCATTATCCACACAAGCATGGGAGATATTCATGTCAAGCTCTTTCCTGTTGA GTGCCCCAAAACAGTGGAAAATTTCTGCGTACACAGCAGGAATAGTTATTACAATGGTCACACCTTTCACCGCATCATAAAG GGCTTCATGATTCAAACTGGTGATCCTACTGGCACTGGAATGGGAGGCGAAAGCATCTGGGGAGGAGAATTTGAGGACGAGTTCCACTCAACTTTACGACATGACAGACCCTACACACTTAGTATGGCTAACGCAGGACCAAACACCAATGGCTCACAGTTCTTCGTAACAGTAGTACCAACG CCATGGCTGGACAACAAGCACAGCGTGTTTGGAAGAGTATCGAAAGGAATGGAAGTCGTTCAGAGAATTTCAAATGTGAAAGTCAATCCAAAAACCGACAAACCCTATGAAGATGTCAGCATTATTAATATCACAGTGAAATGA